One window from the genome of Gimesia aquarii encodes:
- a CDS encoding histidine triad nucleotide-binding protein, producing MTGEKTIFKKIIDQEIPAEIIYEDELCLAFKDVNPQAPTHVLVIPKREIPSMAHLKSEDQELVGHLILTVGEVAKILGLENGYRMIVNTGTEGGQTVDHLHLHLLGGRAMSWPPG from the coding sequence ATGACTGGTGAGAAAACGATTTTCAAGAAAATTATCGACCAGGAAATTCCAGCTGAGATTATTTATGAAGACGAATTATGTTTGGCATTTAAGGATGTGAACCCGCAGGCTCCCACGCATGTGCTTGTGATTCCCAAACGGGAAATTCCTTCGATGGCTCATCTGAAATCTGAAGATCAGGAACTGGTTGGTCATTTGATACTAACTGTCGGAGAGGTAGCAAAGATACTCGGACTCGAAAATGGATATCGTATGATCGTCAATACCGGCACAGAAGGAGGCCAAACAGTTGATCATCTGCATCTGCATTTATTAGGGGGTCGTGCGATGAGTTGGCCACCCGGTTAA
- a CDS encoding Nramp family divalent metal transporter, with protein sequence MESQQENKALDTSNGSNNNDIINAPTDFWGIVKRLGPGLIIAGSIVGSGELIATTKTGAQAGITLLWLIIVGCLIKVFVQIELGRYSISRGETTLSALNHVPGPRLGFSRDQHRLAPNWILWFWLVMSICTIGQLGGIVGGVGQALALTLPIQGDYLKAIQVPSEKEFVHYLKIEEELKDDQSPMASMNPDQRERYLRGHAKLKERIERLEAQGQLILQKIRNQEKLVDQTGQSLIEPQTWDDKIWAGVIAILTSFLLYYGRYNLIEHLSTVLVVSFTFITIGNVISLQTSEVWTISTEEIIRGLSFGIPEATNGMNPLLTALAAFGIIGVGATELIAYPYWCLEKGYARFTGPHSEDESWALRAKGWMRVMKIDAFASMCIYTFATLAFFLMGVAVLHKEGLDPDGMRMVSTLAEAYVPVFGEYAKWLFLVGAIAVLYSTFLVANAANARIFSDGLRFFSVVDDRKPNAVQNCVKLMSLLLPLLCLTVFLTGANPVRLVLIAGTMQAIMLPMLGIAAIYLRFTKIDARLTPGRLWDLLLFLSCLGLLVAGSYGVYKQLFA encoded by the coding sequence ATGGAATCTCAACAGGAGAATAAAGCGCTCGATACATCCAATGGTTCCAATAATAACGACATCATCAATGCTCCCACTGACTTTTGGGGGATTGTAAAACGCTTAGGACCAGGGCTGATTATTGCCGGCAGCATCGTGGGTTCCGGGGAATTGATCGCCACTACGAAAACTGGCGCACAAGCAGGTATCACTCTTCTCTGGTTAATTATTGTTGGTTGTCTGATCAAAGTGTTCGTGCAGATTGAGCTCGGGCGCTATTCTATTTCTCGAGGGGAGACGACGTTATCCGCTTTGAACCATGTACCCGGCCCCCGTTTGGGATTCTCACGAGATCAGCATCGACTTGCCCCAAACTGGATCCTCTGGTTCTGGTTGGTCATGAGCATCTGCACGATCGGACAACTGGGAGGAATCGTGGGAGGGGTTGGTCAAGCTTTAGCTCTGACACTGCCGATTCAGGGAGATTATCTCAAAGCGATTCAGGTTCCTTCAGAAAAAGAGTTTGTGCACTATCTGAAAATCGAAGAAGAACTAAAAGACGATCAGAGTCCCATGGCCTCGATGAATCCCGATCAACGGGAGCGATATCTACGCGGCCACGCGAAGCTCAAAGAACGCATCGAACGACTCGAGGCGCAAGGCCAGCTCATTCTACAAAAAATTCGCAACCAGGAAAAACTGGTGGATCAAACAGGGCAGTCGTTGATTGAACCTCAAACCTGGGACGATAAGATCTGGGCAGGAGTGATTGCCATATTGACTTCATTTTTATTATATTATGGCCGCTATAATCTGATCGAGCATTTATCAACGGTGTTAGTCGTTTCATTTACATTTATCACGATTGGGAACGTCATTTCTTTACAGACTTCTGAAGTCTGGACCATCTCAACAGAAGAGATTATCCGCGGTCTCTCTTTTGGAATTCCTGAAGCGACCAATGGTATGAACCCGCTACTGACAGCGCTCGCCGCGTTTGGGATTATTGGTGTCGGTGCAACAGAATTGATCGCCTATCCCTACTGGTGTCTGGAAAAAGGGTACGCTCGATTTACCGGCCCGCATTCCGAAGATGAAAGCTGGGCTCTACGGGCCAAAGGTTGGATGCGCGTGATGAAAATAGATGCCTTTGCTTCAATGTGTATTTACACATTTGCGACATTGGCGTTTTTTTTAATGGGGGTTGCCGTCCTGCATAAGGAAGGCTTAGACCCTGATGGAATGCGGATGGTCAGTACGCTGGCGGAAGCGTATGTCCCGGTTTTCGGCGAATATGCCAAGTGGTTATTTTTAGTTGGTGCGATCGCAGTACTTTACTCAACATTTTTGGTTGCGAATGCGGCGAATGCACGCATTTTCTCAGATGGACTACGCTTTTTTAGTGTCGTGGATGATCGCAAACCAAACGCCGTTCAAAACTGCGTCAAGCTGATGTCGTTACTCTTACCTCTACTTTGTCTGACAGTATTTTTAACGGGAGCCAACCCAGTCAGGCTGGTCTTAATTGCAGGAACAATGCAGGCCATTATGCTGCCGATGTTGGGAATCGCAGCCATCTACTTGCGTTTTACAAAAATAGACGCGCGTCTCACGCCAGGCCGTCTTTGGGATCTGCTGTTGTTCCTGTCTTGTCTGGGCCTCTTAGTGGCAGGTAGCTACGGCGTATATAAACAACTTTTTGCGTAG
- the trpE gene encoding anthranilate synthase component I yields MKYVPDFEAFKQLSSKANLVPVYRQLTGDTLTPVSAYQLLEKGPYSFLFESVVGGEQISRYSFLGANPFLMVDAYEKRLVIQRDGQTEERTVDDPLHELETILSQYQAAELPSLPRFCGGAVGYAGYDVVRYSENLPNAPKNDRQLPDLSFALYDHMVVFDQINKTVLVVAHAHVEPGLNENDLQAAYQAACQRIDQTCERFQNSDSSVLKMADISVDTHTEPDLTWKSNFTQEKFEAAVDACKEYIVAGDIFQVVLSQRLNLETSATPLDIYRSLRVVNPSPFMFLLKTPEVDLVGSSPEIMVRVEDRLTTVRPLAGTRKRGTTEAEDKRLAEELLADPKERAEHVMLIDLARNDVGRVSEFGSVELSDVMVVERYSHVMHITSNVTGKLTKERSALDALRAGLPAGTVSGAPKVRAMEIIDEFEPHRRGPYAGAVGYLDFTGNMDTCIALRTLVMQGSKAYVQAGAGIVADSVPETEYYETLNKAKGLLKAIEVAEKQLQ; encoded by the coding sequence ATGAAATACGTTCCAGATTTTGAAGCATTTAAGCAGCTTTCGAGTAAGGCCAACCTGGTCCCTGTCTATCGACAGTTAACAGGGGATACTCTGACCCCAGTGAGTGCCTACCAATTGCTGGAAAAGGGACCATATTCCTTTCTATTTGAGAGTGTTGTCGGGGGAGAACAAATCAGTCGCTACAGTTTTCTGGGAGCGAATCCATTTTTGATGGTAGACGCTTATGAAAAGCGCTTGGTGATACAACGGGACGGACAAACAGAAGAACGAACCGTCGATGATCCATTACATGAACTGGAAACCATTCTCTCACAATATCAGGCTGCCGAGCTTCCCTCACTGCCACGTTTTTGTGGTGGTGCTGTTGGATATGCCGGCTATGATGTCGTGCGTTATTCAGAGAATCTACCCAACGCTCCAAAGAATGATCGTCAACTACCCGACCTTTCCTTTGCCTTGTATGATCACATGGTGGTCTTTGATCAAATCAACAAAACCGTTTTAGTCGTTGCCCATGCCCATGTCGAGCCCGGGCTAAACGAGAATGATCTACAAGCCGCTTATCAGGCCGCCTGTCAGCGCATTGATCAAACATGTGAACGTTTTCAAAATAGTGATTCCTCTGTTTTAAAAATGGCTGACATCAGCGTCGATACTCATACCGAACCTGACTTAACCTGGAAATCAAATTTTACTCAAGAGAAATTTGAAGCAGCCGTCGATGCCTGTAAGGAATACATTGTAGCCGGCGATATCTTTCAGGTCGTATTGAGCCAACGTCTCAATCTGGAAACCTCAGCAACGCCACTCGACATCTATCGTAGTTTGCGAGTGGTCAACCCCAGTCCGTTTATGTTCCTGCTGAAAACTCCTGAAGTCGATCTGGTCGGCAGTTCGCCTGAAATTATGGTGCGCGTGGAAGATCGTCTCACCACAGTTCGTCCTTTAGCCGGTACTAGAAAACGGGGAACGACGGAAGCCGAAGACAAACGTCTGGCAGAAGAATTACTGGCCGATCCAAAGGAGCGAGCCGAACATGTGATGCTGATTGATCTGGCAAGAAATGATGTGGGCCGCGTGAGTGAATTCGGATCGGTGGAGTTGTCTGACGTAATGGTCGTCGAGCGTTATAGTCATGTCATGCATATAACATCCAATGTGACTGGCAAGTTGACAAAAGAACGATCTGCACTGGATGCTTTAAGAGCAGGACTGCCCGCGGGAACGGTATCGGGCGCTCCGAAAGTACGGGCGATGGAAATTATTGATGAATTTGAACCACACCGACGTGGTCCTTATGCAGGAGCTGTCGGCTACCTCGATTTTACTGGGAACATGGATACGTGTATTGCACTTCGAACATTAGTAATGCAGGGATCAAAGGCCTATGTTCAGGCCGGCGCCGGGATTGTTGCGGATAGTGTTCCAGAAACAGAATATTATGAAACTCTTAACAAGGCAAAGGGGTTACTCAAAGCGATTGAAGTTGCAGAAAAACAACTTCAATGA
- a CDS encoding protein arginine kinase, with protein sequence MNLDAFTRTSGEWLRGIGPDSDIVMSSRIRLARNLTQFPFINRCTESTLGEIEQLVRPIITSLPMDVKLSYLDVNQLCSLDRQFIVERQLISREHAERSGPRGVGLDSEENIGIMVNEEDHLRLQVLRSGFSLNECWETINQIDDLLEQEVTYAFSEEFGYLTACPTNVGTGIRVSVMLHLPALVITKEIQKVFQALQKINLAVRGLYGEGSQAMGDFYQISNQVTLGQTERQLIDSIKEVVPNIISYERRVRNSLIKENRQGLHDQVSRAYGILSTAQTISSEETMHLLSSVRMGVNLGLIEELPISTVNEMFIFTQPAHLQKLQGGELESSERNAARANYLRHRINDSNGSN encoded by the coding sequence GTGAATTTGGACGCGTTCACTCGCACAAGTGGTGAATGGTTGAGAGGAATCGGTCCCGACTCGGATATCGTCATGTCCAGTCGGATTCGACTCGCTAGAAACCTTACGCAGTTCCCTTTTATTAACCGCTGTACAGAATCGACACTGGGCGAGATCGAACAACTCGTGCGTCCCATTATCACCTCGCTTCCTATGGACGTAAAACTGTCGTATCTGGATGTGAACCAACTTTGTAGTTTGGATCGGCAGTTCATTGTGGAACGACAGCTTATCAGCCGTGAACATGCAGAGCGTTCGGGGCCTCGAGGCGTAGGTCTGGATAGTGAAGAAAACATCGGCATCATGGTCAACGAAGAAGACCATCTCCGACTCCAGGTACTGAGAAGTGGGTTTTCTTTGAACGAATGCTGGGAGACCATTAATCAGATCGATGACCTGCTGGAGCAGGAAGTGACCTATGCGTTCAGTGAAGAATTTGGGTATTTGACAGCCTGCCCTACAAACGTCGGTACTGGAATACGCGTGAGCGTCATGTTGCACCTGCCTGCATTGGTGATCACGAAAGAGATCCAAAAAGTATTTCAGGCGCTACAGAAAATTAATTTGGCTGTTCGTGGGCTGTATGGCGAAGGCAGCCAGGCGATGGGAGATTTTTATCAGATTTCCAATCAAGTCACTTTAGGACAAACCGAACGTCAGTTGATTGATAGTATCAAAGAGGTTGTTCCGAATATCATTTCGTATGAAAGACGTGTCAGGAATTCATTAATTAAAGAAAATCGCCAGGGGCTGCACGATCAGGTCTCTCGTGCTTATGGTATTTTGAGTACGGCGCAAACCATCAGCTCAGAAGAAACAATGCATCTACTTTCCAGCGTGAGAATGGGTGTGAATCTGGGATTGATTGAAGAGCTACCCATCTCAACTGTCAATGAAATGTTTATCTTTACTCAGCCCGCACATCTGCAGAAGTTGCAGGGAGGAGAGTTGGAATCGAGCGAACGTAACGCCGCGCGCGCTAATTATCTCCGCCATCGGATAAACGACTCTAACGGTTCTAATTAA
- a CDS encoding family 16 glycoside hydrolase produces MRKYICILLALLAFTTSPVNAQEFQSLFNGKDLDGWAGKEGFWTVKDGAIVGETTKEKPAKPNTFLVWQGGEVSDFEFKATVRFKGNNSGIQYRSQLVDPINFALKGYQADLHPKREYFGMMYGEKTGRGIIAQRFQRVEAGTKGKPTVVTEIGDKKQELVDWEWNEIRIVAVGNRMVHQINGVNTIDLTDDHPQAFSKGVLGLQLHAGPPMRVEFKDLKYRPLAGDEATAVLKAAVENKKKASASKKSAAKSKKPGRYDWVSKKPAPVWVWRTKNPTGNEPIYLRKKFEVSDPIKAARLYFTCDNRATFWINGKEVGTATDWGNPVIQSNAKKFVQTGVNQIAIQAKNNGGVAAFILKLEVETTDGKKQSIISSPDWKLSDSKAKGWKLASFDDSTWKLKLKKMGNFGSGPWGKPGITSRSGRVDLAELTETITVAEDFKVELLYEVPGNEQGSWVSLATDGKGRLLASDQGDKGLYRITVSEDAEEPQVEVEKLKIDLSGAQGMVWHNDALYFHRNGGNLFKVTDTNGDDQFDRAEILPSERSGGEHGNHAVIVAEDGEHLYVIGGNHAALPPQDSIVRSHVPTWDEDLLLPREWDANGHARGRLAPGGWISKFSPETKQHEIISTGYRNQYDIALNRFGDLFTYDADMEWDLGTPWYRPTRINCAVSGSDYGWRSGSGKWPEYYEDSLPAVVNIGPGCPTGVISGQGAKFPAKYQDAIFALDWTFGTIYAIHLTPDGAGYRGEQEAFCYGSPLPLTDAIIGHDGALYFTIGGRGTQSALFRITYVGKKSTKLVSGEIAGAEARKLRRGLEAYHGKQSPAAVKAAWPHLSSSDRWLRHAARVAIESQPVDQWAKRVFTEKNSQAKISSAVALARMGNKSHRDAQIAALLKLNPAELSESQFLGLLRAYALSFIRLGKPTAAQREQIIAALDPHLPNKNKNINTELVRVLVYLEAPNVISKSIDLITNRGEPEVPDWTELAGRNKNYGGRVLAMLENHPPTHEVNYAFMLRNLRQGWTMDQRRSYIEFINSAAKYPGGNSYAKFLGNLRDEVLGYLSNTDRAALADISGENFNPVPDFEITAPQGPGKTWGIAEASKHTTRNKMRTASFENGRNLFHAMRCAACHRFDGLGGDVGPDLTTVKNKFDARYILESIIEPSKVISDQYQSSIVVTEDGRTLTGLVSKDGDKVIVYPADAKAKPIAVSVENVEEILPSSISQMPKSMLNALNADEVRDLIAYLLSGGDPKSRVYKK; encoded by the coding sequence ATGCGAAAATATATTTGCATTCTTCTTGCCTTACTCGCATTTACTACCAGTCCAGTAAACGCACAAGAGTTCCAGAGCCTTTTTAACGGGAAAGACCTCGATGGTTGGGCTGGAAAAGAAGGTTTTTGGACCGTCAAAGATGGTGCTATTGTCGGCGAAACGACAAAAGAAAAACCAGCCAAACCGAATACTTTTCTCGTCTGGCAAGGTGGCGAGGTAAGTGACTTTGAATTCAAGGCCACCGTCCGGTTCAAAGGTAACAACTCCGGCATTCAATATCGTAGCCAGTTGGTTGATCCCATAAATTTTGCATTGAAAGGTTATCAGGCTGATCTGCACCCGAAACGAGAATATTTTGGCATGATGTATGGTGAGAAAACCGGTCGAGGGATTATCGCGCAGCGGTTCCAACGTGTCGAAGCGGGTACAAAAGGTAAGCCGACCGTTGTTACAGAGATAGGTGATAAAAAACAAGAACTCGTCGATTGGGAATGGAACGAAATTCGAATTGTTGCCGTTGGTAACCGTATGGTTCATCAGATCAATGGCGTCAATACAATTGATCTGACCGATGACCATCCCCAGGCTTTTTCAAAAGGCGTTTTGGGACTGCAACTCCACGCGGGGCCTCCGATGAGAGTCGAATTTAAAGATCTAAAATACCGTCCGTTGGCCGGTGACGAAGCGACCGCTGTTCTCAAAGCGGCAGTTGAGAACAAGAAAAAGGCGTCTGCGTCCAAAAAATCAGCAGCCAAATCGAAAAAGCCTGGCAGATATGACTGGGTGTCGAAAAAACCGGCTCCCGTTTGGGTATGGCGTACCAAGAATCCAACTGGAAATGAACCGATCTACCTTCGCAAGAAATTTGAGGTCTCAGACCCGATCAAAGCAGCACGTTTATATTTCACTTGTGATAACCGCGCAACATTTTGGATCAACGGGAAAGAGGTTGGCACAGCGACCGATTGGGGCAACCCTGTCATCCAGAGCAATGCGAAAAAGTTCGTCCAGACCGGAGTAAATCAAATTGCGATTCAGGCCAAAAATAACGGCGGCGTTGCTGCGTTTATATTGAAACTGGAAGTCGAAACTACCGACGGAAAAAAACAGTCGATCATTTCCTCTCCTGATTGGAAACTGTCTGACTCTAAAGCCAAAGGCTGGAAACTTGCCAGCTTTGACGATTCCACTTGGAAACTAAAGTTGAAAAAAATGGGAAACTTTGGCAGTGGTCCTTGGGGTAAGCCGGGGATCACGAGCCGTAGTGGTAGAGTCGACCTTGCAGAACTCACAGAGACGATTACGGTTGCCGAAGATTTCAAGGTTGAGCTGCTCTACGAAGTTCCCGGCAATGAACAAGGGAGTTGGGTTTCGCTCGCTACTGATGGCAAAGGCCGCTTACTAGCGAGCGATCAAGGAGACAAGGGGCTTTACCGTATTACTGTTTCCGAAGATGCTGAAGAACCGCAGGTCGAAGTGGAAAAACTGAAAATTGATCTTTCCGGTGCACAGGGCATGGTCTGGCACAACGACGCGCTTTATTTTCACAGGAATGGTGGCAATCTCTTTAAAGTGACCGACACCAACGGTGATGACCAGTTTGACAGAGCCGAAATATTACCCAGCGAACGCAGTGGGGGAGAGCACGGCAACCATGCCGTAATTGTGGCTGAGGATGGAGAGCATCTTTACGTCATTGGTGGAAATCACGCTGCCTTACCACCACAAGACAGTATTGTTCGCTCGCATGTTCCCACCTGGGATGAAGACCTGCTTTTACCACGCGAATGGGATGCAAACGGTCATGCGCGTGGCCGTCTTGCACCAGGGGGCTGGATTTCCAAATTCTCTCCTGAAACGAAACAGCATGAGATTATCTCAACAGGTTATCGTAACCAGTACGACATTGCCCTTAATCGATTCGGTGATCTCTTCACCTATGATGCTGATATGGAATGGGACCTCGGTACGCCTTGGTATCGTCCAACAAGAATTAACTGTGCTGTGAGCGGCTCTGATTACGGGTGGCGCAGTGGTTCTGGGAAATGGCCCGAATATTACGAAGACAGCTTACCAGCCGTGGTCAATATTGGTCCCGGTTGCCCGACGGGTGTAATCAGCGGTCAAGGCGCCAAGTTTCCTGCTAAATATCAGGATGCGATTTTCGCACTCGACTGGACGTTCGGTACCATTTATGCCATCCATCTTACCCCGGATGGCGCTGGTTACCGTGGCGAACAGGAAGCGTTCTGCTATGGCTCGCCACTTCCATTGACTGACGCGATTATTGGGCACGATGGTGCGCTTTACTTTACCATCGGTGGCCGTGGCACCCAGTCGGCACTGTTCCGCATCACCTACGTTGGTAAAAAATCGACCAAACTTGTGTCGGGAGAAATTGCGGGAGCCGAGGCGCGCAAACTCCGTCGGGGTCTTGAAGCATATCACGGTAAGCAATCCCCTGCTGCAGTGAAAGCTGCCTGGCCTCATCTTTCCAGTTCAGATCGCTGGCTACGTCACGCAGCACGCGTCGCGATTGAGTCACAGCCCGTTGATCAGTGGGCTAAGAGAGTCTTTACAGAGAAAAACTCCCAGGCCAAAATTTCCAGTGCAGTTGCACTTGCCCGTATGGGAAACAAGTCGCATCGCGATGCCCAAATTGCGGCGCTCCTCAAACTAAATCCGGCTGAGTTGAGCGAATCCCAGTTCCTCGGCCTCCTCCGTGCTTATGCCCTTTCTTTTATCCGTCTCGGCAAACCAACAGCCGCGCAACGCGAGCAGATTATCGCTGCACTCGATCCGCATTTGCCAAATAAGAACAAGAACATCAATACTGAGTTGGTCCGTGTTTTGGTTTATCTCGAGGCACCGAACGTTATTTCGAAATCCATTGATCTCATCACAAACCGTGGCGAGCCAGAAGTACCGGACTGGACTGAGCTCGCAGGTCGTAATAAAAACTATGGAGGTCGCGTGCTTGCGATGCTCGAAAACCACCCACCGACACATGAAGTCAATTATGCTTTCATGCTTCGCAACCTGCGTCAAGGCTGGACCATGGACCAGCGTCGCAGCTATATCGAGTTTATCAACTCCGCCGCGAAGTATCCTGGTGGCAATAGCTATGCCAAGTTTCTCGGCAATCTGCGTGATGAAGTTCTCGGTTATCTGAGCAATACCGACCGCGCTGCGCTGGCTGATATCAGCGGTGAGAACTTTAATCCCGTGCCCGATTTCGAGATTACCGCGCCACAAGGTCCCGGCAAAACCTGGGGTATCGCAGAAGCGAGCAAGCATACCACTCGTAACAAAATGCGTACAGCAAGTTTTGAGAACGGTCGCAATTTGTTCCACGCCATGCGTTGCGCCGCATGTCACCGATTTGACGGACTCGGCGGTGACGTGGGACCGGATCTGACGACAGTGAAAAATAAGTTCGATGCCAGATACATTCTTGAATCGATCATCGAGCCAAGTAAGGTCATTTCAGATCAATACCAGTCATCAATTGTGGTGACAGAGGATGGTCGCACATTAACAGGACTTGTCTCGAAAGATGGCGACAAAGTGATTGTCTATCCGGCCGATGCAAAAGCCAAACCGATCGCGGTGTCTGTAGAGAATGTGGAAGAAATTCTCCCTTCCTCTATCTCACAAATGCCAAAGTCGATGTTGAATGCACTCAACGCTGACGAGGTACGTGACTTGATCGCGTATTTATTGTCGGGCGGTGATCCGAAATCGCGAGTTTACAAAAAATAA